Proteins co-encoded in one Ralstonia sp. RRA genomic window:
- a CDS encoding methyl-accepting chemotaxis protein, which translates to MSARLTIRTRLVLTVSILFLLALLIGVAGLLGLRDANRAHEQTFTNQFPSALALGESDLSLTRARTALDKAMLYPEDKGAMQLLDRTEELIARSDEAWKKYLALPRDDEEERLAKDVATKREAASGTLRDIIKALRAGDRATADKIMDKGVSKAFRDSNDTSLALSKKQLAFSKANYDESRDAYARFRMIVIAAIVFALLVALVCAWSLLRAIVGPLNATLAQFDRIAAGDLTQPVHVDRGDEMGRLLEGLARMQGALTDTVRRVRTGSESIGAATKQIAAGNADLSQRTEEQASSLEETASSMEEMTSIVRQNGDNARQASQLADSASHVASQGGAVVTDVVATMREINASSRTVSEIIGVIDGIAFQTNILALNAAVEAARAGEQGRGFAVVAGEVRNLAQRSAAAAKEIKEMIEASLSKVETGSALAERAGTTMEDIVASIRRVTDIMGEIAAASNEQSSGIEQVNKAVTLMDEATQQNAALVEQAAAAAESLEEQAQVLNAAIAAFRLA; encoded by the coding sequence ATGTCTGCCCGATTGACCATCCGCACCCGTCTGGTGCTTACGGTTTCCATTCTGTTTTTGCTGGCCCTGCTGATTGGTGTGGCCGGGCTGCTTGGCCTGCGTGACGCCAATCGTGCACATGAACAGACCTTCACCAACCAGTTTCCGTCTGCGCTGGCCCTGGGCGAATCCGACCTGAGCCTCACGCGCGCCCGCACTGCGCTCGATAAGGCGATGCTGTATCCGGAAGACAAGGGCGCGATGCAGTTGCTCGACCGTACCGAAGAGCTGATCGCCCGCTCGGACGAGGCGTGGAAAAAATACCTGGCCCTGCCGCGCGACGATGAAGAGGAGCGCCTGGCCAAGGATGTCGCCACCAAGCGTGAGGCCGCATCGGGCACGCTGCGCGACATCATCAAGGCACTGCGCGCCGGTGACCGCGCCACGGCCGACAAGATCATGGATAAGGGCGTCTCCAAGGCCTTCCGCGATTCCAATGACACCAGCCTGGCACTGAGCAAGAAGCAGCTCGCCTTCTCCAAGGCCAACTACGATGAATCGCGCGATGCCTACGCGCGTTTCCGCATGATCGTGATTGCGGCCATCGTCTTTGCATTGCTGGTGGCGCTGGTGTGCGCATGGTCGCTGCTGCGCGCCATTGTCGGGCCGCTGAACGCGACGCTGGCGCAATTCGACCGCATTGCCGCGGGTGATCTGACACAGCCCGTGCATGTCGACCGTGGGGACGAGATGGGCCGCCTGCTCGAAGGTCTGGCCCGCATGCAGGGTGCATTGACCGACACCGTGCGCCGCGTGCGCACCGGCTCCGAATCCATTGGCGCAGCCACCAAGCAGATTGCTGCCGGCAATGCCGACCTGTCTCAACGCACGGAAGAGCAGGCCAGCTCGCTGGAAGAAACCGCATCCAGCATGGAAGAGATGACCTCCATCGTGCGCCAGAACGGCGACAACGCCCGTCAGGCCAGCCAACTGGCCGACAGCGCCTCCCATGTAGCCAGCCAGGGCGGCGCGGTGGTGACTGACGTGGTGGCGACCATGCGCGAGATCAACGCATCGTCGCGTACGGTGTCCGAGATCATCGGCGTGATTGACGGCATTGCCTTCCAGACCAACATCCTGGCGCTGAACGCCGCCGTGGAAGCCGCCCGCGCCGGTGAGCAGGGTCGTGGTTTTGCCGTGGTTGCGGGCGAGGTGCGCAACCTCGCGCAGCGCAGCGCCGCAGCGGCCAAGGAAATCAAGGAGATGATCGAGGCCTCGCTGTCCAAGGTGGAGACGGGCAGTGCGCTGGCCGAGCGTGCCGGCACCACGATGGAAGATATCGTCGCCTCCATCCGCCGCGTGACCGACATCATGGGCGAGATTGCCGCTGCCTCCAATGAGCAAAGCTCGGGCATCGAACAGGTCAACAAGGCCGTCACGCTGATGGACGAAGCCACGCAGCAGAACGCCGCGCTGGTGGAGCAGGCGGCCGCGGCGGCCGAGTCGCTGGAAGAACAGGCACAGGTGCTGAACGCTGCCATTGCGGCGTTCCGATTGGCCTGA
- a CDS encoding DUF2252 family protein, with translation MHESTRVILEYNAGRDPERLTRKLAAIAADPFSFFRGTNNLYAASMIDAPLMHEAPRTLVCGDLHLENFGSFKGENGLVYFDMNDFDEALTAPFTVDLVRVLSSLQVAAHSWKLADEDANNLCRRFLDTYAAALVDGKPRWVERATATGIVRTLLRGLRRRNRAAYIAERTERNGNQITLRIDGRRTLHASKDEARRARRILQAYAEQGNGHGQRFVAVDVARRIAGTGSLGLERYSVLARPENDPDTLRLIDIKLSVPSVWADTLGDACSVAPWHSEAGRVVGIQRISQAISPALLRGVVYGAKGEKPKSYVVKSLQPTADRVELGSGKHVVANLDDALQTMAHVAAWCHLRSCGRLGTDLVETVQDYASGTAWRKSALKLATHGRKVSLKQWAEFAEDYQQARKGKAG, from the coding sequence ATGCACGAGAGTACCCGCGTCATTCTTGAGTACAACGCCGGGCGAGACCCGGAGCGCCTCACGCGCAAGCTGGCTGCCATCGCCGCCGATCCGTTCTCGTTCTTTCGCGGCACCAACAATCTGTATGCGGCGTCGATGATCGATGCGCCGCTCATGCACGAAGCTCCCCGCACGCTGGTCTGTGGTGATCTGCACCTGGAGAACTTCGGCAGCTTCAAGGGTGAGAACGGCCTGGTCTACTTCGACATGAACGATTTCGACGAGGCACTCACCGCACCGTTTACGGTCGACCTTGTGCGCGTACTGTCCAGCCTGCAAGTGGCTGCGCACAGCTGGAAGCTGGCCGACGAAGACGCAAACAACCTCTGCCGGCGGTTTCTCGATACCTATGCGGCTGCGCTGGTCGACGGCAAACCACGCTGGGTCGAGCGTGCCACCGCCACCGGCATCGTGCGTACTCTGCTGCGCGGCCTGCGCAGGCGCAACCGTGCGGCCTACATTGCCGAGCGCACGGAACGCAACGGCAACCAGATCACCCTGCGCATCGATGGGCGCCGCACATTACATGCCAGCAAGGATGAGGCCCGCCGCGCGCGCCGCATTCTCCAGGCGTATGCCGAGCAGGGCAACGGACACGGCCAGCGCTTTGTTGCCGTAGATGTCGCGCGTCGCATTGCCGGCACGGGCAGCCTGGGGCTGGAGCGCTATTCGGTGCTGGCCCGCCCAGAGAACGACCCCGACACCCTGCGTCTGATCGACATCAAGCTCTCCGTACCGAGCGTCTGGGCAGACACGCTGGGCGACGCGTGCAGCGTGGCGCCGTGGCATAGCGAGGCAGGGCGTGTGGTCGGCATCCAGCGGATCTCACAGGCGATTTCGCCGGCATTGCTGCGTGGCGTCGTTTACGGGGCCAAGGGTGAAAAGCCGAAGTCTTACGTGGTCAAAAGCCTGCAGCCGACGGCCGACCGCGTGGAGCTGGGCTCCGGTAAGCACGTTGTCGCCAACCTGGACGATGCGCTGCAGACCATGGCCCACGTGGCTGCCTGGTGCCATCTGCGCAGTTGTGGCCGCCTCGGCACCGATCTGGTTGAGACGGTGCAGGACTACGCTTCCGGCACGGCATGGCGCAAATCAGCGCTGAAGCTGGCCACGCATGGGCGCAAGGTGTCGCTCAAGCAATGGGCCGAGTTTGCAGAGGACTACCAGCAGGCGCGCAAGGGCAAGGCAGGCTAA